The following nucleotide sequence is from Cytophagia bacterium CHB2.
CCTCGTGATGCAGCGTAATTTTTTCGGCCCAGTCATGGCCAACAACGTTTTTGAGCGTGGGAACATTGGGATCATAGACTGCGCCGGCATAGAATTCGAACGATTGCGAGAAAAGTGATTGAAAACACAGAAGCATCATGTAAAGCAGAACGAGTTGACGAAGGGCGCGGGGCATTCCTTCCTCCAAAGAGAGTTGCGACTATGCACATTTTAAAAACGGTTTTTTAAACGTTTGGAGATACTGTTCGCTGTGAAAGGTGAAAAAGTGTAATGTGTAAAAACGTCTAGCACTTTACACCTTTCACTTTACACAATCTTGTAACGCGCAGCTTACTCACCAATAAAATGCAACACCACTTTCCGCCGGTGCGGCGCAGCACGATGCTCATACAAATAAATTCCCTGCCAGGTGCCGAGCGTGAGTCTGTCGTTTTGTATGGGAATGCTCAGGCTGGTTGCCGTCAATGCAGTGCGAACATGCGCGGGCATATCATCGGGCCCCTCGGATTGATGGCGAAACAGCGGATCGCCATCCGGCACGAGACGCTTGAAAAAGCGTTCAAGGTCGCGCTGCACTTCAGGATCGGCATTCTCTTGAATCAACAACGAAGCCGAAGTATGCTGCACAAACACCGTGAGCAAGCCACTCTGCGCGTTGATGTCGGTGAGCCAGCGTGCCACCTCGCTAGTGAAGTCGTATAAGCCTTTGCCGGAAGTGGCAAGCGTTATTGTATGAAAGGATTGTTGCATATGGGCGGGGGTCTGCAATTGTGCTTGTGCGATCAAAACGATGGGATTTAGCGAATCGTCTCACCATCGCACTTCAAGGCATAGCGCGATGGCTTCCCGGATGCGTTCCATCAATTCATCGAGGGAGCGTGCCTGCGTGTGACAGCCTTTTAACGCCGGCACGGAAGCAACATAGAAGCCCTCACGGTCTCGTTCGATAACGACATTGAAATCTTTGTGCATGGCACATTCCTTTTTCTAAACGAAGAAAGCGCTTTTTATCTAGCGGGATGTTAGCAAAAAAATGCAAAATGAGCAAGCCCAAACCCATGAAAGCTTGTGCACAGCAAAGATGTTTGACGGTTACGGTTTGTGTCCCCAAAATCCCCTTGACAAAGATTCGCTTTTTTAGCAAGATGATGACGCAACTTCAGTGACAACAGCCACACTTAAATTTGGTGTTGCATGAACAGTGCTGTGTTCAAGCGGTGTTCTCTCCTGTTATGAGGCTGTTAGGCGCACACTTGGAAAGCAGCCTTTCATCATGCGATTTCCCCAAAACCAGGAACACATTCATGGTCGATTTTGAAAAACTCGGCGTGTTTTATCTCGGACGCGCTTACGATTTGTCCGCGAAAAAGGCGAAAGAAAATCTTCTGCTCTACGATTCGAAAGATCTCGTGACACACGCGATGTGCGTGGGCATGACGGGCAGCGGCAAAACCGGGTTGTGCATTGGCTTGCTGGAAGAAGCAGCCATCGATGGCATTCCGGCGTTGATCATCGACCCCAAGGGCGATCTTGGCAATTTGCTGCTGACATTCCCCGAGTTGAAGCCGGAAGATTTCCGCCCCTGGATCAATGAAGATGATGCCCGCAAGAAAAATCTCAGCGCCGATGAATTTGCCGCCAAACAAGCCGAGCTGTGGAAAAACGGCCTGGCCTCCTGGGGCCAGGAGGGCGGGCGCATCAAGCGCTTGCGCGAGTCGGCAGAGTTTGCCATTTACACGCCGGGCAGCTCTGCCGGCTTAGCGGTGTCAATTCTACAATCGTTCGCCGCACCACAGGCAGCAGTGCGTGAAGACAGCGACGCGCTGCGCGAGCGCATTGCAACAACGGCGACAAGCTTGCTCGGGCTGCTCGGCATCGATGCCGATCCCATCAAAAGCCGCGAGCATATTTTGATTTCCACCATCCTCAATCATTATTGGCTGCAGGGTGTAAATCTCGATCTGGCGACCTTGATTCATGCCATTCAAACGCCGCCGGTAAACAAAATCGGCGTGTTCGATCTTGACTCGTTTTATCCAGGCAAAGAGCGTTTGGAATTGGCGATGTCGCTCAACAATCTCCTGGCGTCTCCGAGTTTTCAATCCTGGCTGGAGGGCGAGGCGCTCGATATTCAAAACTTGCTTTACACCAAAGACGGCAAGCCGCGGCATGCCATCTTTTCGATTGCGCATCTCTCGGATGCGGAACGCATGTTCTTCGTGTCGCTGCTGTTGAATCAAACGCTGGGGTGGATGCGGGCGCAGTCGGGCACCACCAGTTTGCGCGCGCTTTTTTATATGGATGAAATCTTCGGCTATCTGCCGCCGGTGGCGAATCCGCCTTCAAAAGCGCCGTTGTTGACGCTGCTGAAGCAGGCGCGCGCGTTCGGCTTGGGCGTCGTGCTGGCGACGCAGAATCCGGTTGATCTCGATTACAAAGGCTTGTCCAACATCGGCACCTGGTTTTTGGGAAGATTGCAAACCGAGCGCGACAAGGCGCGCGTGCTCGAAGGCCTGGAAGGCGCGGCGAGCGGCGGCAAGTTCGACCGTAATTTGATGGAACAAACGCTGGCCGGACTCGGCAGCCGCGTGTTTCTCATGCACAACGTTCACGAAGATGCGCCCGAAGTTTTTGAAACGCGCTGGGTCATGTCCTATCTCGCCGGGCCGTTGACGCGCAATCAAATTAAATTGTTGATGGATGAACGCCGAGCGGCGCCGGGCGCTGTTGCTGCAAAGGCGGCGAGCCTGCCGGCAGCAGCGCCGGCGAAAATTGCGAGCCGGCCGGTGTTGCCGAACACGATTCCGCAAGTGTTTTTGCCGGTACGCGGCGGTACGCCGGACAACACGCGTTTGCTGTATCAGCCGTTTCTGCTCGGACTGGCACAGGTTCATTTCAATGATGCAAAAAAGGGCGTCGATCTTGTTGAAAATGTCATGCAACTCATTCCACTTGCCAATGAGGTTTTGGCGGTGAAGTGGCAGGATGCTGTTGATGCCGGGCTTGCTGAGCAAGATTTGCGTACCGAGGCCGAACCCAACGCCAGCTTTGCCGAATTGCCGGCACCCGCAGCACAACCGGCAAATTATGCCAAATGGCAAAAGCAATTCGCAACGGAATTGCAGCGCAGTTGTGCCGTGGAATTATTCAAGAGTGCAAGCTACAAAGAGCTTTCCCGGCCGGGCGAATCCGAGCGCGATTTTCGTGTGCGCTTGAGCCAGCTTAGCCGGCAGGATCGCGATGCTGCGATGGACAAGCTGCGGCGCAAGTATGCTCCCAAAATCGCGGCGCTCGAGGACAAAATTCGCCGCGCCGAAGAGCGGGTGGCGCGTGAGCAGGCGCAAGCGCGCAGTCAGCAAATCAACACCGTGCTCGATGTCGGCGC
It contains:
- a CDS encoding YjbQ family protein, which translates into the protein MQQSFHTITLATSGKGLYDFTSEVARWLTDINAQSGLLTVFVQHTSASLLIQENADPEVQRDLERFFKRLVPDGDPLFRHQSEGPDDMPAHVRTALTATSLSIPIQNDRLTLGTWQGIYLYEHRAAPHRRKVVLHFIGE
- a CDS encoding type II toxin-antitoxin system HicB family antitoxin, translated to MHKDFNVVIERDREGFYVASVPALKGCHTQARSLDELMERIREAIALCLEVRW
- a CDS encoding ATP-binding protein — protein: MVDFEKLGVFYLGRAYDLSAKKAKENLLLYDSKDLVTHAMCVGMTGSGKTGLCIGLLEEAAIDGIPALIIDPKGDLGNLLLTFPELKPEDFRPWINEDDARKKNLSADEFAAKQAELWKNGLASWGQEGGRIKRLRESAEFAIYTPGSSAGLAVSILQSFAAPQAAVREDSDALRERIATTATSLLGLLGIDADPIKSREHILISTILNHYWLQGVNLDLATLIHAIQTPPVNKIGVFDLDSFYPGKERLELAMSLNNLLASPSFQSWLEGEALDIQNLLYTKDGKPRHAIFSIAHLSDAERMFFVSLLLNQTLGWMRAQSGTTSLRALFYMDEIFGYLPPVANPPSKAPLLTLLKQARAFGLGVVLATQNPVDLDYKGLSNIGTWFLGRLQTERDKARVLEGLEGAASGGKFDRNLMEQTLAGLGSRVFLMHNVHEDAPEVFETRWVMSYLAGPLTRNQIKLLMDERRAAPGAVAAKAASLPAAAPAKIASRPVLPNTIPQVFLPVRGGTPDNTRLLYQPFLLGLAQVHFNDAKKGVDLVENVMQLIPLANEVLAVKWQDAVDAGLAEQDLRTEAEPNASFAELPAPAAQPANYAKWQKQFATELQRSCAVELFKSASYKELSRPGESERDFRVRLSQLSRQDRDAAMDKLRRKYAPKIAALEDKIRRAEERVAREQAQARSQQINTVLDVGATILGAFMGRKAVSRTNLNRAGSAMRSVSRASRESQDVKSAEETLALLQQQVADLNAEFDAEVAAQAAGAAAQTEVFETIAVKPKKTGISVKLLALAWAP